In one Natronoarchaeum mannanilyticum genomic region, the following are encoded:
- a CDS encoding DUF7563 family protein, whose amino-acid sequence MPTCQNCESHVTRSFVRVFTPRDVEDPRACPNCDDMTRSGSEVRASRSS is encoded by the coding sequence ATGCCAACCTGTCAAAACTGCGAATCCCACGTGACGCGGTCGTTCGTCCGAGTCTTCACGCCTCGCGATGTCGAGGATCCGCGTGCCTGTCCGAACTGCGACGACATGACTCGTAGTGGCTCTGAAGTGCGGGCCTCGCGGTCATCGTGA
- a CDS encoding ABC transporter ATP-binding protein has protein sequence MSDTLLSLANVHAGYDLTKVLQGVSFDVERGGVVSLVGRNGVGKTTTLRSIVGNITPTDGTITFDGEDITTTSTEETIRNGIAFVPEERRIFPELTVRENIEMGRIGVDASDGPSVDDILDMFGNLAEREHKHGSVLSGGEQQMLAIGRALTSDPDLLLLDEPTEGLAPYIVRQIEDIIEDLNEQGITILVVEQNIPVALDVSDYTYILEKGKIVYEGDSAAVQNDQEVLDRHLGVGLTD, from the coding sequence ATGAGCGACACACTCCTCTCGCTGGCGAACGTCCACGCCGGCTACGACCTGACGAAAGTACTGCAAGGTGTCTCCTTCGACGTCGAGCGGGGCGGCGTCGTCTCGCTGGTCGGCCGCAACGGCGTCGGGAAGACGACGACGCTACGGTCGATCGTCGGAAACATCACGCCGACGGACGGCACGATAACGTTCGACGGAGAGGACATCACGACGACCAGCACCGAGGAGACGATACGGAACGGCATCGCGTTCGTCCCCGAAGAGCGTCGAATCTTCCCGGAGTTGACCGTCCGGGAGAACATCGAGATGGGCCGAATCGGCGTCGACGCGTCCGACGGCCCGTCCGTCGACGACATCCTCGATATGTTCGGTAACCTCGCCGAACGGGAGCACAAACACGGCTCGGTGCTCTCCGGCGGGGAACAGCAGATGCTCGCCATCGGCAGGGCGCTGACGTCCGACCCCGACCTCCTGTTGCTCGACGAACCGACCGAAGGGCTGGCGCCGTACATCGTCCGCCAGATAGAGGACATCATCGAGGATCTCAACGAGCAGGGCATCACCATCTTGGTCGTCGAGCAGAACATCCCCGTCGCACTCGACGTCTCGGACTACACCTACATCCTCGAGAAGGGGAAAATCGTCTACGAGGGGGATTCGGCGGCTGTCCAGAACGACCAGGAAGTCCTCGACAGACACCTCGGCGTGGGGCTCACGGACTGA
- a CDS encoding IS6 family transposase, with the protein MSSLTGYSDSLELDFVEREATPGPAMELGIRFHLAELSLSDTILILDRLGIERCRATVHNWTQKAELQPLGGDDPDHVVVDETVIQLNDEQFWLYAAVDPETNRLLHVKLAPTRNQAITEMYLAELCEKHRVDDALFLVDSGPWLHAELHRHGLRFQYERHGNRNSVERVLRELKRRTNQFSNCFSHAEATTAEK; encoded by the coding sequence GTGTCCAGCCTCACCGGATATAGCGACTCCCTCGAGTTAGATTTTGTGGAGCGAGAGGCGACACCCGGGCCAGCGATGGAGCTCGGTATCCGATTCCATTTGGCGGAACTATCACTATCAGATACCATATTGATTCTCGACAGATTGGGTATCGAACGCTGCCGAGCGACCGTGCACAACTGGACGCAGAAAGCAGAGTTACAGCCCCTTGGCGGCGACGATCCGGATCACGTTGTGGTTGACGAGACCGTGATCCAACTGAATGACGAGCAGTTCTGGCTGTACGCTGCGGTCGATCCCGAGACGAACCGCTTGCTGCACGTCAAGCTTGCTCCGACGAGAAATCAAGCGATTACCGAGATGTACCTTGCGGAACTCTGCGAGAAACATCGCGTCGATGACGCGCTCTTTCTCGTCGATTCTGGGCCGTGGCTGCACGCAGAACTTCACCGCCACGGCCTCCGATTCCAGTACGAACGCCACGGGAATCGGAACAGCGTCGAACGTGTCCTTCGAGAATTAAAACGTCGAACTAATCAGTTCTCAAATTGTTTCAGCCACGCCGAAGCAACCACCGCCGAAAAGTGA
- a CDS encoding PAS domain S-box protein: protein MNGDDGGSSNSMTPPDSKSINILQIEDEHHFAKLVATRLEREDERFSVRTETDPYDALDVLYEDDSAVDCIVSDYEMPDLDGLEVLDRVRETHSDLPFILFTGNGSEEIASDAISAGVTDYLQKETGTDQYRVLANRIQNAVEAYWTERYLNRGLEAIETAQEGISILNDEGYIEYANTACADLFGYDREELLGQHWETLYQDEDVDHVYDTLLPAARDGQWHGTTSFVRKDGTQIDVEHTLSYTDDNSLICTLTPRSDDAEAVDLSAKEKAMDEAPIGVLLTDPHQDDNPIIYANDEFTDLTGYEKHEIIGRNCRFLQGEATDDEPVETLREAIDNREPVTTELRNYRKDGTEFWNRVRIAPLFDDDGDLDLFVGFQDDVTDRKRYEQQLQSHSARLDALFEHSPDMFAVHDIDGVIQDVNQRLCTELGYTEDELLGRKVWDIDPTADSDQASSFWKTLEPNTPQRFEGKLERKDGSTFPIEIHLIRLNLDGEDRFVAMDRDISDQKQRERELVQQNERLDRFTSVVSHDLRNPLQLAKGNLELLREDCESDHLDDLGDALDRMDALIDDLLALAQAGEEALDCEPVQLESLAQACWNSLPTKDATLSIETDQTVTADRDQLHQLLTNLFQNAVEHGGSNVTVTLGAMDDGFYVADDGSGFSSTDSTAVLEAGYTTADDGTGFGLTIVEEVVDRHNWTITATSSADGGARFEITT, encoded by the coding sequence ATGAACGGCGATGATGGTGGCTCTTCGAACTCGATGACACCTCCAGATTCGAAATCCATCAATATACTTCAGATTGAGGACGAACACCATTTTGCGAAGCTTGTTGCTACGCGCCTCGAACGCGAGGATGAACGCTTCTCTGTTCGTACTGAAACAGATCCATATGACGCGCTCGACGTTCTCTATGAGGACGACTCCGCTGTTGATTGCATCGTGAGTGACTACGAGATGCCTGATCTAGATGGACTTGAAGTCTTAGACCGGGTACGTGAGACGCATTCAGATCTCCCGTTTATCCTCTTTACGGGGAACGGGAGCGAAGAGATTGCCAGTGACGCGATCTCGGCTGGTGTCACAGATTATCTCCAGAAAGAGACGGGGACAGACCAGTACCGCGTGCTCGCCAATCGTATCCAGAATGCTGTCGAAGCGTACTGGACCGAACGGTACCTGAATCGTGGCCTCGAAGCGATCGAAACTGCACAGGAAGGAATCAGTATTCTGAACGACGAGGGGTATATCGAGTATGCGAACACTGCCTGTGCGGATCTGTTCGGATACGACCGCGAAGAACTCCTTGGGCAACACTGGGAGACGCTCTACCAAGACGAGGACGTTGATCACGTGTACGACACCCTCCTTCCAGCAGCGCGTGATGGCCAGTGGCACGGAACTACGTCGTTTGTTCGGAAGGACGGCACGCAGATCGACGTCGAACATACGCTCTCCTATACAGACGACAATTCGTTGATCTGCACGCTCACGCCTCGATCGGATGATGCGGAGGCCGTGGATCTGTCGGCCAAAGAAAAAGCAATGGATGAGGCGCCAATCGGTGTTCTCCTGACTGATCCACATCAGGATGATAATCCGATTATCTACGCAAACGACGAATTCACCGACCTCACCGGTTACGAGAAACACGAAATCATCGGTCGGAACTGTCGGTTTCTGCAGGGGGAAGCGACTGATGACGAGCCAGTCGAGACGCTCCGCGAGGCCATCGACAACCGAGAACCGGTGACAACTGAGTTGCGAAACTATCGGAAGGACGGCACGGAATTTTGGAACCGTGTCCGCATCGCACCGCTGTTTGACGACGACGGCGACCTTGACCTATTTGTCGGGTTCCAAGATGACGTCACCGACCGCAAACGATACGAACAGCAGTTACAGTCTCATAGTGCGCGGCTCGATGCGCTCTTCGAGCACTCCCCGGATATGTTCGCTGTCCATGACATAGACGGTGTCATTCAGGATGTCAACCAGCGACTGTGCACCGAGCTTGGATACACAGAAGACGAGCTGCTTGGACGGAAAGTCTGGGACATCGATCCGACCGCTGACTCGGATCAGGCATCGTCGTTCTGGAAGACGCTTGAACCGAATACCCCACAGCGATTTGAGGGCAAACTCGAACGCAAAGACGGGTCTACATTCCCGATCGAAATCCATCTCATTCGCCTCAACCTTGATGGTGAGGACCGGTTTGTGGCGATGGACCGCGACATCAGCGACCAAAAGCAACGCGAGCGTGAGCTCGTCCAACAAAATGAGCGATTGGATCGATTCACGAGTGTCGTGAGCCATGATCTTCGGAACCCATTACAACTCGCGAAGGGGAATCTTGAATTGTTGCGCGAGGACTGTGAGAGCGACCATCTCGACGATCTTGGTGATGCGTTAGATCGTATGGATGCGTTGATTGATGATCTTTTGGCACTTGCTCAGGCTGGAGAAGAGGCACTGGACTGTGAACCAGTCCAGTTGGAATCTCTTGCCCAAGCGTGCTGGAATTCGCTTCCAACGAAGGATGCGACACTCTCGATCGAAACAGACCAGACTGTTACAGCCGATCGCGATCAACTCCACCAGCTCCTCACGAACCTTTTTCAGAACGCTGTCGAACACGGTGGTTCGAACGTAACGGTGACACTCGGTGCGATGGACGATGGGTTCTATGTCGCCGACGACGGGAGCGGCTTTTCCTCTACGGACAGCACGGCCGTGCTTGAAGCAGGATATACAACTGCTGACGATGGGACTGGCTTCGGGCTCACGATTGTCGAGGAAGTAGTCGACCGACATAATTGGACTATCACAGCCACCAGCAGTGCCGACGGCGGTGCCCGTTTTGAGATTACTACCTAA
- a CDS encoding ABC transporter ATP-binding protein, which produces MTDTVLETDGLTKRFGELTAVDDVSLEVEDGEFRSVIGPNGAGKTTTFNLITGALTPTEGSVRFQGKDITSMSPHNRVRRGLGRSFQITNVFGGLTVRENVRIAAQAVHGDDINLGEAMFRDKNSFADINDRTTEVLDQVGLRERSDELAETLAYGDQRRLEIGLVLATDPKLVMLDEPTAGMSSEETESTMELISDVLADQSLMLIEHDIDLVMRVSDRITVLTRGQELATGSPDEIADNEDVRDAYLGGVRE; this is translated from the coding sequence ATGACTGACACGGTACTCGAAACCGACGGTCTGACGAAGCGGTTCGGCGAGCTGACCGCCGTCGACGACGTCAGCCTCGAAGTCGAAGACGGCGAGTTCAGGAGCGTCATCGGCCCCAACGGTGCCGGGAAGACGACGACGTTCAATCTCATCACTGGGGCACTCACCCCGACGGAGGGGTCGGTTAGATTCCAGGGTAAAGACATTACGAGTATGTCGCCCCACAACCGCGTCAGACGCGGTCTCGGCCGTTCCTTCCAAATCACGAACGTCTTCGGCGGACTCACCGTCCGGGAGAACGTCCGTATCGCCGCACAGGCGGTCCACGGCGACGACATCAACCTCGGCGAAGCGATGTTCCGCGACAAGAACTCCTTTGCGGACATCAACGACCGAACGACGGAGGTGCTGGACCAGGTCGGCCTGCGAGAGCGGAGCGACGAGCTCGCGGAGACGCTAGCCTACGGCGACCAGCGCCGCCTCGAAATCGGGCTCGTCCTCGCGACGGACCCGAAGCTCGTCATGCTCGATGAACCCACCGCGGGGATGAGCAGCGAGGAAACCGAGTCGACGATGGAGCTCATCAGCGACGTGCTCGCCGACCAGTCGCTGATGCTCATCGAACACGATATCGACCTCGTCATGCGCGTCTCCGACCGGATTACCGTTCTGACGCGGGGGCAGGAGCTGGCGACCGGATCGCCCGACGAGATCGCCGACAACGAGGACGTCCGAGACGCGTACCTCGGAGGTGTACGAGAATGA
- a CDS encoding ABC transporter permease, with product MVVADFIEQLLNGITLGMVYVLVAAGLSVIFGVMDVINFSHGELFALGAYFALSIVNPLGPGVGFWVALIVAPLIVGVIGAAIERTTVRPLYGRNPLYHILLTFGLVLIISDLIELGWGTDRQQLAVPAYLSQPVEFFSIQLSVYNYFIIVFGALLAAATWYLLNRTKYGMIIRAGSQDREMVRNVGIDIDRYYTLVFGVGAALAAVAGVVLGGYQNVNTTMGNGVIITAFVIVVLGGLGSFRGAVFGGLLVGVVQTLMRTYSGTELFEVGGVGLSIPNLEGLTVFLLMIGVLLLKPQGLFGTRGEESEGGEGDILVGGHGGFLSDSTRTKLGVVLVALLVLAPFAALFLGNRYYIVLLNEIVIWALFALSLDIVMGYAGLVPLGHTMFYGVGAYAAALVTLHYTQSIVVSLFVAVVICAVLAWIVGSLSIRVSGVYFAMITLAFAELFYNAVVKFEFTGGSDGLLLREAPFIGIAGIGAELGDIEFMILGLELEQMTVFYYLALALTILSFLFARRLMNAPFGSVLQSIRESEDRAEFIGYDTIKYKRRAFVVSGGMAGLAGGLLAASPITFIISRDQTLAWIHSGEVIVMALLGGMGTLFGPMLGAGAFIGAEEILSGYTEQWQLVIGTIFVLFVLFVPRGLVSVPSLLNQRFRQSHEEETPIGPDETEVKSDD from the coding sequence ATGGTAGTCGCAGATTTCATCGAACAACTGCTGAACGGCATCACGCTCGGGATGGTGTACGTCCTGGTAGCCGCGGGACTGTCCGTCATCTTCGGCGTGATGGACGTCATCAACTTCTCTCACGGCGAGCTGTTCGCTCTCGGCGCCTACTTCGCGCTGAGCATCGTCAATCCGCTCGGTCCGGGGGTCGGGTTCTGGGTCGCGCTGATCGTCGCACCGCTCATCGTCGGCGTCATCGGCGCCGCCATCGAACGGACGACCGTCCGTCCGCTGTACGGCCGGAACCCGCTCTATCACATCCTGTTGACGTTCGGGCTCGTCCTCATCATCAGCGATCTCATCGAACTCGGCTGGGGGACCGATCGCCAGCAGTTGGCCGTCCCGGCGTACCTCTCCCAGCCCGTCGAGTTCTTTTCGATTCAGCTGTCGGTGTATAACTACTTCATCATCGTCTTCGGCGCGCTGCTGGCGGCCGCAACCTGGTATCTCCTCAACCGGACGAAGTACGGGATGATAATCAGGGCGGGCTCACAGGACCGCGAGATGGTCCGCAACGTCGGCATCGACATCGACCGCTACTACACGCTCGTGTTCGGGGTCGGCGCCGCGCTTGCGGCCGTCGCCGGCGTCGTCCTCGGCGGCTACCAGAACGTCAACACGACGATGGGCAACGGCGTCATCATCACGGCGTTCGTCATCGTCGTCCTCGGGGGGCTCGGGAGCTTCCGCGGGGCCGTCTTCGGCGGGCTCCTCGTCGGCGTCGTCCAGACGCTGATGCGGACCTACAGCGGGACGGAGCTCTTCGAGGTCGGGGGCGTCGGTCTGAGCATCCCCAACCTGGAAGGGCTGACCGTCTTTCTGCTGATGATCGGCGTGTTGCTCCTGAAGCCCCAGGGCCTGTTCGGAACGCGAGGTGAGGAGTCCGAGGGCGGCGAGGGCGACATTCTCGTCGGCGGGCACGGCGGGTTCCTGTCCGACAGCACGCGGACGAAACTCGGCGTCGTCCTCGTCGCGTTGCTGGTGCTCGCGCCGTTCGCGGCGCTGTTCCTCGGCAACCGCTACTACATCGTCCTCCTCAACGAGATCGTCATCTGGGCGCTGTTCGCGCTCAGTCTCGACATCGTGATGGGCTACGCGGGACTGGTCCCGCTCGGGCACACGATGTTCTACGGCGTCGGCGCGTACGCGGCGGCGCTGGTGACGCTTCACTACACGCAGTCGATAGTTGTGTCGCTGTTCGTTGCGGTCGTCATCTGCGCCGTCCTCGCGTGGATCGTCGGGAGCCTCTCGATTCGGGTCTCTGGCGTCTACTTCGCGATGATCACGCTCGCGTTCGCCGAACTGTTCTACAACGCCGTCGTCAAGTTCGAGTTCACCGGCGGGAGCGACGGGCTGCTCCTGCGCGAGGCGCCGTTTATCGGCATCGCCGGGATCGGGGCCGAGCTCGGGGACATCGAGTTCATGATACTGGGACTCGAGCTGGAACAGATGACGGTGTTCTACTACCTCGCGCTCGCACTGACGATACTGTCGTTCCTGTTCGCCCGGCGGCTGATGAACGCGCCCTTCGGGAGCGTGCTCCAGTCGATTCGGGAAAGCGAGGACCGCGCGGAGTTCATCGGCTACGACACGATCAAGTATAAGCGCCGCGCGTTCGTCGTCAGCGGCGGTATGGCCGGCCTCGCGGGCGGGCTGCTCGCGGCGAGTCCGATCACGTTCATCATCTCGCGGGACCAGACGCTCGCCTGGATTCACTCCGGCGAGGTCATCGTCATGGCCCTGCTCGGCGGGATGGGAACGCTGTTCGGCCCGATGCTCGGAGCCGGCGCGTTCATCGGCGCCGAAGAGATCCTCTCGGGGTACACCGAGCAGTGGCAGCTGGTCATCGGGACCATCTTCGTGCTGTTCGTGCTGTTCGTTCCGCGCGGACTCGTCTCGGTGCCGTCACTGCTGAACCAGCGCTTCCGACAGTCACACGAGGAGGAGACGCCCATCGGACCCGACGAGACGGAGGTGAAATCGGATGACTGA
- a CDS encoding GNAT family N-acetyltransferase, protein MTKPNSGGERTTAWDHTDCRGAEGCPPRCPRFVDKEGNPLLIQTGAEGEFETLVNFYDDYPSRHRSMSLPPLTRPQVERWVEKVIENGRSVLAFHDGRLVGHVAFLPADQQEPELIVFIASPYQDSGLGTELCRQAMAYAADDGHRALRLHVDADNEIALAVYNSLGFVEIDREGKRIEMRVALDSDLVSKVQAPPADRS, encoded by the coding sequence ATGACGAAACCTAACTCGGGCGGCGAGCGGACGACGGCTTGGGACCATACCGACTGTCGGGGAGCCGAGGGGTGTCCGCCGCGCTGCCCCCGGTTCGTCGACAAGGAGGGAAATCCGCTTCTCATCCAAACGGGTGCAGAGGGGGAGTTCGAGACGCTCGTGAACTTCTACGACGACTACCCCTCGCGTCACCGCTCTATGTCCCTGCCCCCGCTGACCCGTCCGCAAGTCGAACGCTGGGTGGAGAAAGTCATCGAGAACGGACGGAGTGTTCTCGCGTTCCACGACGGTCGACTCGTCGGACACGTCGCTTTCCTCCCCGCAGACCAACAGGAGCCAGAGCTCATCGTCTTCATTGCTAGCCCGTACCAGGACAGCGGGCTCGGGACGGAACTGTGCCGTCAGGCGATGGCGTACGCGGCCGACGACGGCCACCGGGCGCTCAGACTCCACGTCGACGCCGACAACGAGATCGCACTGGCAGTCTACAACTCGCTCGGCTTCGTCGAAATCGACAGAGAAGGGAAACGAATCGAGATGCGAGTCGCACTCGACAGCGACCTGGTTTCGAAGGTTCAGGCCCCGCCTGCAGACCGGTCCTAA
- a CDS encoding PQQ-binding-like beta-propeller repeat protein has protein sequence MPSISRREYLAASTATALAVTAGCQTRSCTPTDPGVARWPQARASPQNTNAVPDQPTLTANDGYWTTSLADDIDITGLVTANDTAVVVGRTPGEHNGILTTVQLDDGESDTTHELNRRPTGPPALVDSIAVTPVLGDYTEPSTGGLVALDTASWTTTWTHDTAGRPNPPTVADDLLVATSDQGDVTALAASTGDTQWTRTFGDDHQRASIPAPPAVDDDYVYITADGSAAQGIYALDRETGETQWEILGPSILEPLVRVEDLVLASYDRYELAAFDATNGERRWSKAMYDGGLFSPAIGNSRVFSADEKTVYALGVVGGDVHWKQNLDATGSPLVVGESVVVPTTDQIVGLNAEDGDELWTVSDPPSTRCTPVSRGLIYASGNTVTLQTNCD, from the coding sequence ATGCCCTCCATATCTCGCCGCGAGTACCTTGCGGCCTCGACCGCGACAGCGCTCGCGGTAACTGCAGGCTGCCAGACCAGATCGTGTACGCCGACAGACCCCGGCGTCGCACGGTGGCCACAGGCACGAGCTTCTCCGCAGAATACGAACGCTGTTCCCGATCAGCCGACGCTCACAGCTAACGACGGCTACTGGACGACCTCTCTTGCAGACGATATTGACATCACTGGCCTTGTGACCGCTAACGACACGGCTGTCGTCGTCGGCCGTACACCTGGGGAGCACAATGGCATCCTGACCACCGTCCAACTCGACGACGGTGAGTCCGACACAACTCACGAACTCAACCGTCGCCCAACTGGGCCGCCAGCCCTCGTAGATTCGATCGCTGTGACGCCTGTACTCGGTGACTATACCGAGCCATCGACCGGTGGACTCGTCGCACTCGACACTGCTAGCTGGACAACCACCTGGACGCACGATACAGCTGGCAGACCTAACCCGCCGACCGTCGCTGACGACCTCCTCGTCGCCACGAGCGACCAGGGAGATGTAACCGCTCTTGCGGCGTCCACTGGCGATACACAGTGGACGCGCACGTTCGGTGACGATCACCAGCGTGCAAGCATCCCTGCACCGCCGGCCGTCGACGATGACTACGTGTACATCACCGCAGATGGCTCTGCCGCCCAGGGAATCTACGCACTGGATCGCGAGACCGGTGAGACCCAGTGGGAAATCCTAGGACCGAGTATTCTAGAACCGTTGGTTCGCGTTGAGGATCTTGTCCTCGCAAGCTACGACCGCTACGAACTCGCGGCGTTCGACGCCACGAATGGGGAACGCCGGTGGTCAAAAGCGATGTACGATGGTGGCCTGTTCTCGCCGGCAATCGGGAATAGCCGTGTCTTCAGTGCGGATGAGAAAACTGTATATGCGCTTGGCGTGGTGGGTGGCGACGTCCACTGGAAGCAAAATCTCGATGCTACAGGCTCGCCATTAGTCGTTGGGGAGTCGGTCGTCGTTCCGACGACTGATCAGATTGTGGGTCTGAACGCCGAGGACGGTGATGAGCTGTGGACTGTCTCTGACCCTCCTTCGACGAGATGCACCCCTGTCAGTCGTGGTCTGATATACGCGTCAGGAAATACGGTAACACTGCAAACGAACTGTGACTAA
- a CDS encoding universal stress protein: MKDVLLGIDQSVERAVAQAETVLDLFDEDETHAYLLHDFVDNPEGASVVQVDAVKRAAEIFEEAGVSVDLREGSGEPAESIIQHADELDADAICIAGRKRSPAGKMLFGSVSQSVILNTDRPVLICSAADESA; the protein is encoded by the coding sequence ATGAAAGATGTCCTACTGGGCATCGACCAGAGCGTCGAACGAGCAGTTGCACAGGCCGAAACGGTCCTCGACCTTTTCGACGAGGACGAGACCCACGCGTACCTCCTGCACGACTTCGTCGACAACCCCGAAGGGGCGTCGGTCGTCCAAGTGGATGCGGTGAAACGGGCCGCCGAGATCTTCGAGGAAGCCGGCGTGTCGGTCGACCTGCGGGAGGGGAGTGGCGAGCCGGCCGAGTCCATCATCCAGCACGCGGACGAGCTCGACGCCGACGCCATCTGCATCGCCGGCCGGAAGCGATCACCGGCCGGCAAGATGCTGTTCGGGAGCGTCAGCCAGTCCGTGATTTTGAATACGGATCGACCGGTCCTCATCTGCAGTGCGGCCGACGAGTCGGCGTAG
- a CDS encoding MarR family transcriptional regulator, with translation MLRRIELEVLATVDRGDTISELATKLNHSESYLSRAVADLVEKGLVYTERDGRRKRVVPSDARAVELFRDLVRQHSHIEFPELLTGKALEVLYYLDQPRTVSEIANRSDNYRNTVNRVLKRFRDRGLVGTADGHYEFNADFGRLHEFVRELAHHLHRQRLEAVAPKGTILWEDYDEFLAQAETEIEAEGFHETGLARFATFDLQFLLTGHRYYVYSEDLDAVSPAELCCHTLLIDDGSRHRSYCLLLLSHVDVDEADLREQAAKYGLEDEIDALLRYLETHGEVDDEQLPEWDEFQELTADYEVDLP, from the coding sequence GTGCTCCGGCGCATCGAACTCGAGGTCCTCGCCACGGTCGACCGCGGCGACACGATCTCCGAACTCGCGACGAAGCTCAACCACAGTGAGAGTTACCTCTCTCGTGCCGTCGCCGACCTCGTCGAGAAGGGGCTCGTCTACACGGAACGCGATGGCCGGCGAAAACGAGTCGTCCCGTCGGATGCTCGCGCCGTTGAACTCTTTCGGGACCTCGTCCGCCAGCACTCCCACATCGAGTTTCCCGAACTGCTGACCGGGAAGGCACTCGAGGTGCTGTACTACCTCGACCAGCCGCGAACCGTCTCCGAGATTGCCAACCGGAGCGACAACTACCGCAACACGGTCAACCGAGTCCTCAAGCGGTTTCGTGACCGTGGTCTCGTCGGGACGGCCGACGGCCACTACGAGTTCAACGCCGACTTCGGCCGCCTCCACGAGTTCGTCCGTGAACTCGCACATCATCTACATCGCCAGCGCCTCGAAGCCGTCGCCCCGAAGGGCACGATTCTCTGGGAGGACTACGACGAATTCCTCGCCCAGGCTGAGACGGAGATCGAGGCAGAGGGGTTCCACGAAACCGGCCTCGCTCGATTCGCGACCTTCGACCTCCAGTTCCTGCTCACCGGCCACCGCTACTACGTCTACTCCGAAGACCTCGACGCAGTCTCGCCGGCGGAGCTCTGCTGTCACACGCTGCTGATCGACGACGGCAGTCGCCACCGCTCGTACTGTCTCCTCCTGCTCAGCCACGTCGACGTTGACGAGGCGGACCTCCGAGAGCAGGCGGCGAAGTATGGCCTCGAAGACGAAATCGACGCCTTGCTGCGCTACCTCGAGACGCACGGCGAGGTTGATGACGAGCAGCTCCCAGAGTGGGATGAGTTCCAGGAGTTGACGGCTGACTACGAAGTGGACCTACCATGA